The Thermocrinis ruber genomic sequence GAAATTTCTTAACAATTTCTTAACAAAACCTCCTGCCATTCCCTTATGCTATTCCAAACCATGGAAGGGGGTAGCTTCTTAAATCTCATAGAGAGCTTAGACAAGTTCGCAGTTGGAATCTTCAGACAGTTTCTAATAAGGGAGGATACAGATAAGATACTGATTCTGACTCCAAACGAAGAATACAAAAGGTGGGCTATTGCCTACCTTAGCACCCGCCTTAAGGGCTTTGGCAAAAAGGTAGTGGTAGAGTGCGAAGGAGAAAGAAAAGAGCAAAAGGAAATAGAAAGCCCAAAGGACAACCTCTTAGATAAATACACCTTTGAAAACTTTGTGGTAGGACCGTCCAACGAGCTCGCTTATAAGGTGTGCCTTGAGGTGACAAAAAACCCGGGCAAGCTTTTTAATCCTCTCTTCATATACGGAAGGTCTGGTCTTGGAAAAACCCACCTTTTGCACGCCATTGGCAACCAGCTCAAAGCCCGGTATAGGGTGCTTTACATCCCCCTCATGGACTTCTCGGACAGCATGGTCAAGGCTTTCAAAGAAAACAGGGTGGAGGAGTTCAGGGAGAGGTTCTTTAATTTGGATGTTTTACTCTTGGACGATGTGCAATTTTTGGTAGGCAAAGAGAGAACCCAAATTGAGCTCTTTAGAATTTACGAAAAGCTTCAGGCGGAGGAAAAGCAGATCGTCTTGGTTAGCGACAGGCATCCCAGAGACCTGAAGGATGTTTCAGAGAGGCTCGTCAGCCGGTTCGAAAGTGGTTTGATCATAGAGATCGGTTTGGACGAGGAGACCAAAAGACGTATCATAAAACAAAAACTGATCCTTTACGGACTGCCCTTAGACCAAGAGACCATAGACTATGTCTTTGAAAACACCGGCTACAACGTTAGGGAGATAGAGGGCTTTGTGAAAACCTTAAAGGTAAGTGGTATAAAAAGGCTTCCAAAGTCTGAGGAGTTAGACAAAGAAAAAAAGGTTCAGTTGATAATCAACACGGTGGCAAAGGGCTTTAAGCTAAACCCAGAGCTATTAAAAAAGGATACCAAAGAGAGAAGGATGATAAACGCCAGACATATAGCCATGTTTCTGTGTAAAACCATTCTAAACCTACCCTACTCTCAGATTGGTGAGTTCTTTGGCAAAAAGGACCACACCGCAGTTATGTACGCGGTAAAAAAGGTGGAGCAAAGATGCAGGGAGGACAGGAAGTTTATGTACATGGTCTCCTTTTTTGAAAAGAGCATCAGAAAAAGCTTGGGCTTATAATAATCCCAAATGGACTTTCCTGAGTTAATTCTGATCCTTTTGGTAGCTTTGATTGTCTTGGGACCAGAAAAGACCATAGAACTGGCGGGAAAGCTGGGAGAACTGCTCAGAAAGGTAAGGGAAACTTGGGATGAGCTCAGATATCAGATGTATTTAGAGGAGATTAACAGAAAGGTTATGGAAGAATCCAAAAACTTAGAAGAGGAGGCTAAAACTGAAGAAGTGTTAGAGGAAACCATGAAGCTTACAGAAGAGTCCAATAGCTTGGAGGAAGAGACTAAAACTGAAGAGGTGTTAGAGGATGGGTCAAGAACTTCCCAAGATGCCGCTGACGGAACATCTGAGGGAACTAAGACAAAGGCTGATTAAGTCCGTTGTAGCCTTTTTGGTTGCCACTGGCGCAGCCTTCTACTTAGCCCAGTATATTTTTGAAGTGCTAAAGGAGCCTGTAAAGAGGGCCTACCCTCAGGTCCAGCTCATAACCCTTTCCCCCACAGAGCCTCTCTTCATACTCATAAAGATTTCGGTGGTTTTTGGCTTTATTCTCTCCTCTCCTGTTATCCTCTATCAGCTTTGGAAGTTTGTGGAGCCAGCCCTTTATCCTCATGAGAAAAGGTTGGTGATCCCTATAACCCTCTTTTCTATCATACTCTTTCTTTTGGGTGTAAGCTTTGCCTACTTTTTGGTGATGCCCATAGCCCTAAAGTTTTTAATAGGCATAGGCTTTTCCCAATTGCAGGCTACTCCCTACCTTTCGGTAAATCTTTATGTGTCCTTCTTGCTAAAGATGATCGTGGGCTTTGGTTTGGCTTTTCAGTTGCCAATTGTTCTGTACCTTTTGCAGAGGGCGGGCATAGTTTCCGAACAGCAATTAAAAGCCTTCAGAAAATACTTTATAGTCATAGCCTTTGTGATAGGCGCCTTTATAGCTCCAGATGCCACCACCCAAGTGCTTATGGCTATACCCCTCATATTGCTTTATGAAATTTCTCTCATCTTTGGGAAGCTGGGGAGGAGAAAAAAGGAAACCTCCATAGAGCAGGTAAAGGAGAATGTTTAAGAGAGTTGCCATCGTGGGCGTGGGCTTTATGGGAGGTTCCTTTTCCCTCGCGGTGAAATCCCGCCTTGGCTGTTCAACCTTTGGCATGGACATAAACCCCGAGGCAATAAAAAGGGGAAAGGAGCTTGGAGTGATAGATGAGGGTTCCACTCAAATGTTAGCCCTAAGAGACTTTGAGCCAGATCTTGTGGTGCTGGCGGTACCCGTGGGAGCCTTTGAACAGGTTGCCAGAGGACTAAAAGAGGTGCTTGATGAGAAAGTCCTAATCACAGACCTTGGTAGTGTGAAGGGCAGGCTCGTGTATATGATGGAGGATTTCTTTGGTGGGTATTTTGTGGGAGGGCATCCTATAGCGGGCACAGAAAAGTCCGGCGTCCAATACAGCAACCCAGAGCTCTTTAAAAACAAAAGGGTAGTTTTAACACCCACACAGAGAACGGACCGGTTAGCCCTCCAAAAGGTCAAGTTCATGTGGGAAAGGCTTGACGCCTTTGTAGAATTCATGGATCCCTTTGTTCATGATGTGGTTTTTGGTGCGGTTTCCCATCTTCCTCACGCAGTAGCCTTTGCCCTTATGGACGCCATGGAAAAGCTAAGCAAAAAAACAAACATAGACCTTTTTCTATACCCCGGCGGTGGCTTTAAGGACTTTACCCGTATTGCCGCCTCGGACCCTGTAATGTGGAGGGACATATTTTTGGAAAACAGGGAGAACCTGCTTTGGGCAATAGAGGAGTTTATCCAATCCTTGGAGAAACTAAAAGGGCTTATAGAGAACGAAAAGAAGGAAGAACTCATAGAATATCTCCAGCGTGCCCGGGAACACAGGCTAAGAATAGACTAAAGCCCTTGCTTTCTCAAGAATATCTTTTACTTCCTGCCTCACTTCTCCTTCCCTTGGCTCATCCAAGAGCCTTTCAAACATGTAGCTTTTGTCCTCTTCTTCAAACTCTTCAAAATCCACCTTTAAAAGCACCTCCTTTGCCTTTGGAGTTAAAAACTTTGGAATTTCCCTTTGGGAGAGCTCGCACCAGATCAGTGCCCAAGCCCTCGCCAAGGCTATGGGATGATAGCCACCCCCACCTAAATAAATGCCCTCTCCAAAAGCGTCTTTTACCAACCTAAAAGCCCTCAAAAACCCCCAGTTGGAGAGCTCAAACTTTGAAAGATAGTCCTCTTTGAGGGTATCTGTCCCCAGCTGGAGCACGTATACCTCCGGTTCAAAGATATCCTTTACTATATCAATGGCTTTTTCTAAAGCGTACAAAAACTCACTGTCGTTGATGCCTTTGGGCAGTGGGATGTTCAGATTGTAGCCCTTTCCTTTGCCTCTGCCTCTTTCCTCCAAAAAGCCCCTGTTAAAAGGAAAGGCATACTCAGGAGACTGATGAAGGGAAAGGACAAAAACCTCGTCATCCTCGTAAAAGCCATCCTGCACACCATCGCAGTGATGGGCATCTAAGTCTATGTAAAGGATTTTGCGGTAGCCTTTCTGTTTTAGGTAGTTTATTGCCACTGCCGGATCGTTGATAAAGCAAAAGCCATTGGCCCTGCTTGGGTAGGCGTGATGCATACCACCCGCCGGGTTGAAGGCTAAATTGCCCTCCAAAAAGAGCTGGACCGCCTGCACCGAAGAACCAGTGGCAAGCAAAGAACCCTTCCACATGGCGGGAGAAACTGGGTTTTCAATGGTTCCAATATGGAATCTCTCCCTTACTTCTTTACTCACCCTACCCTCCTGGTCTGCCCTCTGGAGGGCTAAAAGATATTCCTCTTCGTGAAAGAGCGTGAGTTCCTCCCACTGGGCGGGTCTACTCTCCACCCATTCCCCATCTTCCAAAAGCTCCATAGCCTTCAAAAACTCCAAAAGAAGGCTGACTCTGGGGATCCTAAGGGGATGGTTTGGAGTGTATCTTAGCTTTCTATAAGAGTAGCTGGCAATGAGCTTGGCAGAGTGCTTTACCACTTTAGTTCGCTTCTTTTGGCGTAGGTTTGAGGCTTTGCTTGGAAGAAGTCTGTTTTTGTATCGTTTATGGTCCTGAACTGGTCTATCCACTTCATGGGGTTTTCTGTAACCTCCGGATAAAGGGGCTCATAGCCTATCTGAGTGAGCCTGAGGTTGGCAAGATACTTTATATACCTTTCAATGAGCTTGTCGTTTAGCCCAAGGATTTGGTTGTTGGTAACATACTTGCCCCATTCTATTTCCTTTTCGGTGGCAAACTTGAAAAACTCATAGACCCACTTGTTGATCTCGGGTGTAAATAGGTCAGGCTGTTCCTCCTTGAGGGTATTTATTATGTTCCTAAAGAGCGTCACGTGAGTCAGCTCATCCCTGTTGATGTATTTGATCTGCTGGACGGTGTTTAGCATCTTCCCCTGCCTGCCAAGGGTGTAAAAGAAGGCAAAGCCCGAATAAAAGTACAGGCTCTCCAAGACATAGTTTCCAAAGACAGCCTTTATAAAGTTCTCCTCGGTGGGATTTTTTATAAACTCGTTGTAAACTTCAGCTACTACCTTGTTTCTTTCCATAAGCTTTTCGTCCTGACGCCAGTAGTTGTAGATTTCGTCCGCCTTGGTAGGCTCCACGACGCTCTCAAGGATGAACTGGTAAGAGTAAGAGTGCAGTGCCTCTTGGAACTCCTGAGAGGTAATTGCCATAACCAACTCCGGTGCAGTCAAATACCGGGCAAACTCCTTTAGCATATTAACCTGATAGGAATCCAAGGCTATCAAAAAGCTGATAACAAGCTCGTAGGCTCTCCGCTCATGCTCGGACAAAAGCCTCTCATACTGCTTTTTGTCCTCTAGCATCGGAATTTCTTCCGGGATCCAAAAGTTGGTAAAGCCCATAGTCTTGTATAGGTCAAAAGCCCACTGATATTTGACGTTGTTAAGTTCCATAATGTTGGTGGGGTTACCAAAGACTATCTTTCTCTTGCTTGGCTCTCTGTCTCCCTCTGGGTTGAAAATAAGTACCCTTTCCATGGGTATAATTATATAAGCCATGGACTGGAAACATGTAGTGGTCTTGATAACAATTCCTACGGATAAAGGCTTAGAACTCGCAGACTACATTGTGAAAAATAAGCTGGGTGCCTGTGTCAATGTGGTGCCGGAGGTAAATTCCATCTACTGGTGGAAGGGAAACATTGAAAGGGACAAAGAGAGCCTGCTGATGATAAAAACTTCTCTCCAAAAGTTGGAAGAGCTTATAAAAGAAGTAAAGAGTGTCCATCCCTACACGGTTCCCGAGATCATAGCCCTCCCCATTCTGGGAGGAAACGAAGATTACCTTAGATGGATAGACGATAGCCTTGGGCTATAGTTAAGAAGTTTTTCAAAATATCCATCCCGGCTTCCGAAAGCACTGATTCTGGATGAAACTGCACTCCAAAGACCGGGTACTCTGTATGCTGGATTGCCATAACCTCGTCGTCCTCCTCAGAGCGGGCGGTTACCTTGAGAAAGGGCGGTAGGGTGCGCTCGTCTATGACCAGAGAGTGGTATCTAACTGCAGTAAAGGGATTGGGAATGCCAGAGAATATACCCTCTCCTGTGTGAGTAATGAGAGAGGTCTTTCCGTGCATTAGCCTTTTTGCCCGGACTATGTTTGCCCCAAAGGCATAACCGATGGACTGATGCCCCAAGCAAACGCCCAATATGGGATAATCTCTGTATAGCTCCTGGACTACCTTCACTGAAATGCCCGC encodes the following:
- a CDS encoding chromosomal replication initiator protein DnaA yields the protein MEGGSFLNLIESLDKFAVGIFRQFLIREDTDKILILTPNEEYKRWAIAYLSTRLKGFGKKVVVECEGERKEQKEIESPKDNLLDKYTFENFVVGPSNELAYKVCLEVTKNPGKLFNPLFIYGRSGLGKTHLLHAIGNQLKARYRVLYIPLMDFSDSMVKAFKENRVEEFRERFFNLDVLLLDDVQFLVGKERTQIELFRIYEKLQAEEKQIVLVSDRHPRDLKDVSERLVSRFESGLIIEIGLDEETKRRIIKQKLILYGLPLDQETIDYVFENTGYNVREIEGFVKTLKVSGIKRLPKSEELDKEKKVQLIINTVAKGFKLNPELLKKDTKERRMINARHIAMFLCKTILNLPYSQIGEFFGKKDHTAVMYAVKKVEQRCREDRKFMYMVSFFEKSIRKSLGL
- a CDS encoding twin-arginine translocase TatA/TatE family subunit, which produces MDFPELILILLVALIVLGPEKTIELAGKLGELLRKVRETWDELRYQMYLEEINRKVMEESKNLEEEAKTEEVLEETMKLTEESNSLEEETKTEEVLEDGSRTSQDAADGTSEGTKTKAD
- the tatC gene encoding twin-arginine translocase subunit TatC encodes the protein MPLTEHLRELRQRLIKSVVAFLVATGAAFYLAQYIFEVLKEPVKRAYPQVQLITLSPTEPLFILIKISVVFGFILSSPVILYQLWKFVEPALYPHEKRLVIPITLFSIILFLLGVSFAYFLVMPIALKFLIGIGFSQLQATPYLSVNLYVSFLLKMIVGFGLAFQLPIVLYLLQRAGIVSEQQLKAFRKYFIVIAFVIGAFIAPDATTQVLMAIPLILLYEISLIFGKLGRRKKETSIEQVKENV
- a CDS encoding prephenate dehydrogenase — translated: MFKRVAIVGVGFMGGSFSLAVKSRLGCSTFGMDINPEAIKRGKELGVIDEGSTQMLALRDFEPDLVVLAVPVGAFEQVARGLKEVLDEKVLITDLGSVKGRLVYMMEDFFGGYFVGGHPIAGTEKSGVQYSNPELFKNKRVVLTPTQRTDRLALQKVKFMWERLDAFVEFMDPFVHDVVFGAVSHLPHAVAFALMDAMEKLSKKTNIDLFLYPGGGFKDFTRIAASDPVMWRDIFLENRENLLWAIEEFIQSLEKLKGLIENEKKEELIEYLQRAREHRLRID
- a CDS encoding acetoin utilization protein AcuC, yielding MVKHSAKLIASYSYRKLRYTPNHPLRIPRVSLLLEFLKAMELLEDGEWVESRPAQWEELTLFHEEEYLLALQRADQEGRVSKEVRERFHIGTIENPVSPAMWKGSLLATGSSVQAVQLFLEGNLAFNPAGGMHHAYPSRANGFCFINDPAVAINYLKQKGYRKILYIDLDAHHCDGVQDGFYEDDEVFVLSLHQSPEYAFPFNRGFLEERGRGKGKGYNLNIPLPKGINDSEFLYALEKAIDIVKDIFEPEVYVLQLGTDTLKEDYLSKFELSNWGFLRAFRLVKDAFGEGIYLGGGGYHPIALARAWALIWCELSQREIPKFLTPKAKEVLLKVDFEEFEEEDKSYMFERLLDEPREGEVRQEVKDILEKARALVYS
- a CDS encoding ribonucleotide-diphosphate reductase subunit beta, with the protein product MERVLIFNPEGDREPSKRKIVFGNPTNIMELNNVKYQWAFDLYKTMGFTNFWIPEEIPMLEDKKQYERLLSEHERRAYELVISFLIALDSYQVNMLKEFARYLTAPELVMAITSQEFQEALHSYSYQFILESVVEPTKADEIYNYWRQDEKLMERNKVVAEVYNEFIKNPTEENFIKAVFGNYVLESLYFYSGFAFFYTLGRQGKMLNTVQQIKYINRDELTHVTLFRNIINTLKEEQPDLFTPEINKWVYEFFKFATEKEIEWGKYVTNNQILGLNDKLIERYIKYLANLRLTQIGYEPLYPEVTENPMKWIDQFRTINDTKTDFFQAKPQTYAKRSELKW
- the cutA gene encoding divalent-cation tolerance protein CutA, translating into MDWKHVVVLITIPTDKGLELADYIVKNKLGACVNVVPEVNSIYWWKGNIERDKESLLMIKTSLQKLEELIKEVKSVHPYTVPEIIALPILGGNEDYLRWIDDSLGL
- a CDS encoding anthranilate synthase component II; the protein is MKVFMIDNYDSFTYNLVQYFQILGAEVVVKRNDQTTIEEIRELYPDAIVISPGPCSPKEAGISVKVVQELYRDYPILGVCLGHQSIGYAFGANIVRAKRLMHGKTSLITHTGEGIFSGIPNPFTAVRYHSLVIDERTLPPFLKVTARSEEDDEVMAIQHTEYPVFGVQFHPESVLSEAGMDILKNFLTIAQGYRLSI